The window AATTATTTATATTAGACTTCTTGCAAAATTAATATGATAATTATAATTTTTAAATTTAAAATAAATATAAAAGTGTTATTAAAATAATTTTTAGATTATTTTTACAAATATTTTGTCATTAAAACATAATAAAAATTATTATTTACAATAAAAAAAGACTGAAATTTTAAATTATCAAATATATTTAAACTAATAGTTGTAAATTATAAATTGAAGCTATTAAATTAAATCTTAAAGCAAATCTTTTTCTACGATTTCGATATTTTTCACTAATAATTTTAAATTTTTTAAGTATAGCAAAAACATTTTCAATAACAATTCTCATTTTTGAAATTCGCTCATTATTTTGCTTTTCTTCTTTATTTAAAGGGTTTTTCTTTGATTTTCTTTTAGGAATTAAAACATTATGATTAATTTTTTGTATGCCTTGATAACCTAAATCCACTAAAACAGTTGTTTCTGGTAAAAATTTAATTTTTGAATCTTTTAAAATTTTAAAGTCATGGTTTTTACCATAAGAAAAATCAGAACTAATAATTTTTTTACTATCTTTTTCAATTATAACTTGTGTTTTTATTGTGTGTTTTTTCTTTTTTCCTGAGTAGTGCTGTTTTTGTC is drawn from Spiroplasma endosymbiont of Clivina fossor and contains these coding sequences:
- a CDS encoding transposase family protein; this encodes MKTQVIIEKDSKKIISSDFSYGKNHDFKILKDSKIKFLPETTVLVDLGYQGIQKINHNVLIPKRKSKKNPLNKEEKQNNERISKMRIVIENVFAILKKFKIISEKYRNRRKRFALRFNLIASIYNLQLLV